In the genome of Coregonus clupeaformis isolate EN_2021a chromosome 11, ASM2061545v1, whole genome shotgun sequence, one region contains:
- the LOC121576836 gene encoding serine/arginine-rich splicing factor 11 isoform X2, which translates to MPGGGLLPTPNHLASMGGVPLSALGNPNMDPMVAMGMSGNMNPQALSADFLKLMQSMDPTKMNPMAAGMMVNHGMKNDSNKDMEAAMKRVREAQSLISAAIEPGNKKDDKRKHSRSSSRSRRRRSRSRSRHRRSKSRSRRRSHSRSWRRSKSPRRRKSHSRERGRRSKSRDKRKEEKSKKRSKTPPKSYSSTRRSRSISRRRRKSRSTSRSPKKSRSPKRKLSRSPSPRRHKKDKKKDKEREKDRDRERKEVRDRSRDERERSTSKKKSKDQEKDRDRKSDSEKGDVKSSLLLQVTRDYDEEEQGYDSGKEVEERKSDSDSPREESEEKPAEESGNRSKQNGDDCHDEDDMEMSD; encoded by the exons ATGCCTGGAGGGGGCCTTCTCCCCACTCCAAATCATTTGGCGTCG ATGGGAGGCGTTCCTCTTTCAGCTCTCGGAAATCCCAACATGGATCCCATGGTTGCCATGGGCATGTCTGGCAACATGAACCCCCAG GCCCTCTCTGCTGACTTTCTGAAGCTTATGCAATCCATGGATCCTACTAA AATGAATCCAATGGCTGCTGGTATGATGGTTAATCATGGTATGAAGAATGACTCCAACAAGGATATGGAGGCTGCCATGAAGAGGGTCAGAGAGGCCCAGTCCCTCATCTCTGCAGCTATCGAGCCTGGAA ATAAGAAAGACGACAAGCGCAAACATTCCCGCTCCAGCTCTCGGTCTCGGCGGAGGAGGTCCAGGTCTCGCTCTCGTCATAG GCGATCGAAGAGCAGGTCTCGGCGGAGGTCCCACTCAAGGAGCTGGAGGCGGTCGAAGAGCCCCCGCAGAAGGAAGTCCCACTCCAGAGAGAGGGGCAGACGCAGCAAATCCAG GGATaagaggaaagaggagaaatCTAAAAAGCGCTCCAAGACGCCGCCTAAGAGCTACAGCAGTACCAGGAGGTCTCGAAGCATCAGTCG GAGACGTAGAAAAAGTCGCAGCACCTCTCGGTCACCAAAGAAGTCCAGGTCCCCAAAGAGGAAACTGTCCAGGTCCCCTTCCCCTAGGAG GCACAAGAAGGACAAAAAGAAGGACAAAGAGCGAGAGAAGGACAGGGATCGCGAGAGGAAAGAGGTCAGAGACCGGAGCCGAGACGAAAGAGAACGATccaccagtaagaagaagagcAAAGACCAGGAGAAGGACCGCGACCGCAAATCTGACAGCGAGAAAGGAGATGTCAAG AGCTCTTTGCTCTTGCAGGTGACCAGGGATTATGATGAGGAGGAGCAGGGCTATGACAGCGgaaaagaggtagaggagaggaagagcgaCTCTGATTCACCCCGGGAGGAGTCTGAAGAGAAGCCTGCAGAAGAGAGCGGCAACAGGTCCAAACAGAACGGAGATGACTGCCATGATGAGGACGACATGGAGATGAGCGACTGA
- the LOC121576836 gene encoding serine/arginine-rich splicing factor 11 isoform X1, giving the protein MTNVIQVTNVSPSTTSEQMRTLFGFLGNIEELKLFPPDESPLPVTSRVCFVKFLESESVGVSQHLTNTVFVDRALIVVPFAEGVIPDESKALSLLAPANAVAGCMPGGGLLPTPNHLASMGGVPLSALGNPNMDPMVAMGMSGNMNPQALSADFLKLMQSMDPTKMNPMAAGMMVNHGMKNDSNKDMEAAMKRVREAQSLISAAIEPGNKKDDKRKHSRSSSRSRRRRSRSRSRHRRSKSRSRRRSHSRSWRRSKSPRRRKSHSRERGRRSKSRDKRKEEKSKKRSKTPPKSYSSTRRSRSISRRRRKSRSTSRSPKKSRSPKRKLSRSPSPRRHKKDKKKDKEREKDRDRERKEVRDRSRDERERSTSKKKSKDQEKDRDRKSDSEKGDVKSSLLLQVTRDYDEEEQGYDSGKEVEERKSDSDSPREESEEKPAEESGNRSKQNGDDCHDEDDMEMSD; this is encoded by the exons ATGACGAACGTTATTCAAGTGACAAATGTATCTCCGAGCACCACCTCCGAACAGATGAGAACTCTCTTCGGATTTCTTGGAAATATTGAAGAGCTCAAGTTATTTCCACCTGA TGAATCTCCCTTGCCTGTGACTTCACGTGTCTGTTTTGTAAAGTTCCTTGAGTCAGAGTCGGTTGGAGTGTCCCAACATCTGACCAACACCGTCTTCGTGGACAGAGCCCTGATTGTTGTCCCATTCGCAGAAG GAGTGATTCCTGATGAGTCTAAAGCTCTGTCACTGCTGGCACCAGCGAATGCTGTGGCGGGATGCATGCCTGGAGGGGGCCTTCTCCCCACTCCAAATCATTTGGCGTCG ATGGGAGGCGTTCCTCTTTCAGCTCTCGGAAATCCCAACATGGATCCCATGGTTGCCATGGGCATGTCTGGCAACATGAACCCCCAG GCCCTCTCTGCTGACTTTCTGAAGCTTATGCAATCCATGGATCCTACTAA AATGAATCCAATGGCTGCTGGTATGATGGTTAATCATGGTATGAAGAATGACTCCAACAAGGATATGGAGGCTGCCATGAAGAGGGTCAGAGAGGCCCAGTCCCTCATCTCTGCAGCTATCGAGCCTGGAA ATAAGAAAGACGACAAGCGCAAACATTCCCGCTCCAGCTCTCGGTCTCGGCGGAGGAGGTCCAGGTCTCGCTCTCGTCATAG GCGATCGAAGAGCAGGTCTCGGCGGAGGTCCCACTCAAGGAGCTGGAGGCGGTCGAAGAGCCCCCGCAGAAGGAAGTCCCACTCCAGAGAGAGGGGCAGACGCAGCAAATCCAG GGATaagaggaaagaggagaaatCTAAAAAGCGCTCCAAGACGCCGCCTAAGAGCTACAGCAGTACCAGGAGGTCTCGAAGCATCAGTCG GAGACGTAGAAAAAGTCGCAGCACCTCTCGGTCACCAAAGAAGTCCAGGTCCCCAAAGAGGAAACTGTCCAGGTCCCCTTCCCCTAGGAG GCACAAGAAGGACAAAAAGAAGGACAAAGAGCGAGAGAAGGACAGGGATCGCGAGAGGAAAGAGGTCAGAGACCGGAGCCGAGACGAAAGAGAACGATccaccagtaagaagaagagcAAAGACCAGGAGAAGGACCGCGACCGCAAATCTGACAGCGAGAAAGGAGATGTCAAG AGCTCTTTGCTCTTGCAGGTGACCAGGGATTATGATGAGGAGGAGCAGGGCTATGACAGCGgaaaagaggtagaggagaggaagagcgaCTCTGATTCACCCCGGGAGGAGTCTGAAGAGAAGCCTGCAGAAGAGAGCGGCAACAGGTCCAAACAGAACGGAGATGACTGCCATGATGAGGACGACATGGAGATGAGCGACTGA